The following proteins are encoded in a genomic region of Rubidibacter lacunae KORDI 51-2:
- the psbD gene encoding photosystem II D2 protein (photosystem q(a) protein), translating into MTIAVGRPVAERGLFDLVDDWLKRDRFVFIGWSGLLLFPCAYMALGGWLTGTTFVTSWYTHGLASSYLEGCNFLTVAVSTPADAFGHSLLFLWGPEANWDFTRWCQMGGLWPFVALHGAFGLIGFMLRQFEISRLVGIRPYNAIAFSGPIAVFVSVFLMYPLGQSSWFFAPSFGVAGIFRFILFFQGFHNWTLNPFHMMGVAGILGGALLCAIHGATVENTLFEDGEDSNTFRAFNPTQAEETYSMVTANRFWSQIFGIAFSNKRWLHFFMLFVPVTGLWMSAVGVVGLGLNLRAYDFVSQEIRAAEDPEFETFYTKNILLNEGLRAWMAPQDQPHENLVFPEEVLPRGNAL; encoded by the coding sequence ATGACTATTGCAGTAGGGCGGCCAGTCGCGGAGCGGGGTCTGTTCGACCTCGTTGACGACTGGCTCAAGCGCGACCGCTTCGTCTTCATCGGCTGGTCCGGTCTGCTCCTGTTCCCCTGTGCCTACATGGCGCTCGGCGGCTGGTTGACCGGCACCACCTTCGTCACCTCCTGGTACACCCACGGGCTGGCGTCTTCTTATCTCGAAGGCTGCAACTTTCTCACCGTTGCCGTCTCCACCCCGGCTGACGCTTTCGGTCACTCCCTGCTCTTCTTGTGGGGTCCGGAAGCTAACTGGGACTTCACCCGCTGGTGCCAGATGGGCGGTCTGTGGCCGTTCGTCGCCCTGCACGGTGCCTTCGGTCTGATCGGCTTCATGCTGCGTCAGTTCGAGATTTCGCGTCTGGTCGGCATCCGTCCGTACAACGCGATTGCGTTCAGCGGACCGATTGCGGTGTTCGTGAGCGTGTTCCTGATGTACCCGCTGGGGCAATCGTCGTGGTTCTTCGCGCCGAGCTTCGGGGTGGCGGGAATTTTCCGTTTTATCCTGTTCTTTCAGGGCTTCCACAACTGGACGCTGAACCCGTTCCACATGATGGGCGTAGCTGGCATCCTGGGGGGCGCACTGCTGTGCGCGATTCACGGAGCGACGGTTGAGAACACGCTGTTCGAGGACGGCGAGGATTCGAATACGTTCCGAGCGTTCAACCCGACGCAAGCGGAGGAGACGTATTCGATGGTGACGGCGAACCGATTCTGGAGCCAGATCTTCGGAATCGCGTTTTCGAACAAGCGCTGGTTGCACTTTTTCATGTTGTTCGTGCCGGTAACGGGACTGTGGATGAGTGCGGTAGGCGTAGTCGGACTGGGACTGAATCTGCGGGCGTATGATTTCGTGTCGCAGGAAATCCGCGCGGCGGAGGACCCGGAATTCGAGACGTTCTACACGAAGAACATCCTTTTGAACGAAGGACTGCGGGCGTGGATGGCACCGCAAGACCAGCCACATGAGAACTTAGTATTCCCCGAGGAAGTTCTGCCTCGAGGTAATGCTCTTTAA
- a CDS encoding late competence development ComFB family protein, with the protein MRIQAIVQQALGSGYLTPAMEAEIGRICEAVPELTPQEYAALDQLMGALMVGSVVAARRKQFINVMEELVLGEALARAAEIEATSDRALDLGDIAAYALNRLPPLYATTEEGAEYQYQRAREELSELIATRVREAVSHHLDRPEGVSSRRAIGVLDSEVVRQIGSLLHDYATDYEVKLGSLDR; encoded by the coding sequence ATGAGGATTCAAGCGATCGTCCAACAGGCCTTGGGAAGCGGTTATCTCACGCCTGCTATGGAAGCAGAAATCGGGCGTATTTGCGAAGCCGTTCCCGAACTCACTCCACAAGAGTATGCCGCTCTCGACCAATTGATGGGCGCGCTGATGGTCGGTAGCGTCGTGGCTGCCCGCCGCAAACAATTTATCAATGTGATGGAAGAACTCGTGCTCGGCGAAGCTCTTGCCCGCGCCGCCGAAATCGAGGCAACGAGCGATCGCGCCCTCGACCTCGGCGACATTGCCGCTTACGCGCTCAATCGCCTACCACCGCTCTACGCCACAACTGAGGAGGGGGCGGAATACCAATACCAGCGTGCCAGAGAAGAATTATCCGAGCTAATCGCGACACGCGTGCGCGAAGCCGTCTCCCACCACCTCGACCGTCCCGAGGGGGTCAGTTCTCGACGAGCGATCGGAGTGCTGGACAGCGAGGTCGTCCGGCAAATCGGCAGTCTACTGCACGATTACGCAACCGATTACGAAGTGAAATTGGGTTCCCTCGACAGATAA
- a CDS encoding M23 family metallopeptidase, with protein MTLRQLACGLLGSLAVVSQPSPIRALEVRIAPEIPQLGSTVSVEILTNTDEPPNVYWQDRSYPAFAVGPNRYRALVPTTPLDTAGRSNLRVTGDGDARNLAVWVSDRSFPVQRITLSGGGTDPTQHELDRVAAFKKIVSPEKFWDGPFLRPSAGRVSTIYGVQRYYNGVFARDYYHRGVDYAAGTGSPVVAPAAGRVALVGTVAEGFRLHGNTVGIDHGQGVISIFLHLNSIDVREGDFIQAGQRLGTIGSTGASTGPHLHWGLYVHGAAVDPVPWRYEGID; from the coding sequence ATGACTTTACGTCAACTTGCCTGCGGACTCCTTGGCAGCCTTGCAGTTGTCTCGCAACCCTCCCCAATCCGTGCACTCGAAGTTCGTATTGCCCCGGAAATACCGCAGTTGGGCTCGACCGTTTCTGTCGAAATCCTTACCAATACGGATGAGCCCCCAAATGTTTACTGGCAAGATCGCTCATATCCAGCCTTTGCCGTCGGGCCAAACCGCTACCGCGCCCTCGTGCCGACGACCCCCCTCGATACTGCCGGCCGCAGCAACCTGCGCGTGACCGGTGACGGCGATGCTCGCAACCTCGCAGTATGGGTAAGCGATCGCAGCTTCCCCGTCCAACGCATCACGCTTTCCGGGGGCGGCACCGACCCCACCCAACACGAACTCGATCGCGTTGCCGCCTTCAAAAAAATCGTCAGTCCTGAAAAGTTCTGGGACGGACCGTTCCTGCGTCCGAGCGCCGGACGCGTCTCGACAATTTACGGTGTTCAGCGCTACTACAATGGTGTTTTCGCTCGAGATTACTACCATCGCGGTGTAGACTACGCTGCAGGAACGGGTTCGCCCGTCGTCGCGCCTGCTGCCGGTCGCGTTGCTCTCGTCGGCACCGTTGCCGAAGGGTTCCGGCTGCACGGTAATACCGTTGGCATCGACCACGGTCAGGGCGTTATCAGTATCTTTCTGCACCTCAATAGCATTGACGTGCGCGAGGGCGACTTCATTCAAGCCGGGCAGCGCCTCGGCACTATCGGCTCCACCGGCGCTTCCACCGGTCCTCACCTGCACTGGGGATTGTACGTACACGGTGCTGCTGTCGATCCGGTACCCTGGCGTTACGAAGGCATCGACTAA
- a CDS encoding Hfq-related RNA-binding protein, producing the protein MPEFDTGLPSTRFIQTLIRDKQSVEIQLLVNNKLSGTVAWQDTVSILLNDSSGKTVLIWKQAIATIAAGSNLGEPEDFEA; encoded by the coding sequence ATGCCCGAATTCGACACTGGCTTGCCGAGCACGCGCTTCATCCAAACGCTGATTCGCGACAAGCAATCCGTCGAAATCCAGTTGCTCGTTAACAATAAGCTCTCCGGAACCGTTGCCTGGCAAGATACCGTCTCCATATTGCTGAACGACAGTAGCGGCAAAACCGTTTTGATCTGGAAGCAGGCGATCGCCACCATCGCGGCCGGCAGCAATCTCGGCGAGCCGGAGGATTTCGAAGCCTAA
- the dapF gene encoding diaminopimelate epimerase, translating to MATGFAKYHGLGNDFILLDNRDALAPHLSPEEAVRWCDRHFGIGADGVIFALPGQAGSDYSMRIFNSDGSEPEMCGNGIRCLARFLAALEGLDETASVGKTYRIHTLAGSITPQLAGNGRVAVDMGPPYLLPRQIPTTLAEPETRAIDCPLRVGDREYAVTCVSMGNPHCIIFVPDASAIALEDVGPQIEHHPAFPQRTNVEFVEIVRPDYLKVRVWERGAGPTLACGTGACATVVAGVLNGKCERTCTVELPGGPLAIRWAEDGDGHAFMTGPAERVFAGKYEG from the coding sequence ATGGCGACAGGGTTTGCAAAGTATCACGGTCTCGGGAACGATTTCATCCTGCTCGACAACCGCGACGCGCTCGCGCCGCACCTTAGCCCTGAGGAGGCAGTGCGCTGGTGCGATCGCCATTTTGGCATCGGGGCAGATGGCGTTATCTTCGCGCTGCCGGGACAGGCAGGTTCGGACTACAGCATGCGGATCTTTAACTCAGACGGCTCTGAGCCGGAGATGTGTGGGAACGGCATTCGATGTCTGGCGCGTTTTCTGGCTGCGCTGGAGGGGTTGGACGAAACCGCATCAGTCGGTAAGACCTATCGCATCCACACCTTAGCCGGATCGATTACACCGCAACTTGCTGGGAACGGTCGGGTCGCGGTAGATATGGGACCCCCTTACCTATTACCAAGACAAATTCCGACGACCCTGGCAGAGCCGGAAACGCGGGCGATCGATTGTCCGTTGCGCGTCGGCGATCGCGAGTACGCCGTCACCTGCGTCAGCATGGGCAATCCCCACTGCATTATCTTCGTGCCGGATGCTAGCGCGATCGCGCTAGAGGACGTCGGTCCGCAGATCGAGCATCATCCAGCATTTCCGCAGCGCACGAACGTCGAGTTCGTGGAAATTGTCCGGCCGGACTACCTCAAGGTGCGGGTGTGGGAGCGCGGGGCGGGCCCAACGCTAGCTTGCGGTACGGGGGCTTGCGCAACCGTGGTCGCAGGCGTTCTCAACGGTAAGTGCGAGCGCACGTGTACGGTGGAGCTGCCGGGGGGTCCTCTGGCGATTCGTTGGGCTGAAGATGGCGATGGGCATGCGTTCATGACTGGTCCGGCCGAGCGAGTGTTTGCCGGCAAATACGAGGGCTGA
- the sat gene encoding sulfate adenylyltransferase yields MTTKQQETIAPHGGHLVNRVASPAEKAEFLAQQDTLPRLQLDDRAFSDLVMIAIGGFSPIQGFMEQQDYDRVVDEMRLANGLPWSVPVTLSVDEDVAETLEEGIWVRLDDKTGRFVGILELTQKYRYSKAHEAINVYRTDEDKHPGVAVVYNQGPINLAGPVWLLERDPHPLFPKYQIDPAAARALFVERGWKTVVGFQTRNPIHRAHEYIQKCALETVDGLFLHPLVGATKSDDIPADVRMRCYEIMMEHYFPQDRVILAINPSAMRYAGPREAIFHALIRKNYGCTHFIVGRDHAGVGDYYGTYDAQQIFDEFEPNELGIVPMKFEHAFYCKRTGQMATAKTSPSGPEDRIHLSGTKVRAMLRKGELPPPQFSRSEVAQELARAMQAQAEAQA; encoded by the coding sequence ATGACGACCAAACAGCAAGAAACGATCGCTCCCCATGGCGGGCATCTGGTCAACCGCGTTGCCAGCCCGGCTGAGAAAGCCGAATTCCTCGCCCAGCAAGATACTTTGCCCCGCCTGCAGCTCGACGATCGAGCCTTCTCCGACCTCGTCATGATCGCGATCGGCGGCTTCAGCCCTATCCAGGGCTTCATGGAACAACAAGACTACGATCGCGTGGTTGATGAGATGCGTTTGGCAAACGGGCTGCCGTGGTCGGTTCCCGTCACGCTCTCGGTTGATGAAGACGTTGCCGAAACCCTTGAAGAAGGCATTTGGGTGCGTCTGGACGATAAAACCGGTCGCTTCGTTGGCATCCTGGAACTGACTCAGAAGTACCGTTACAGTAAAGCCCACGAAGCCATAAACGTTTACCGTACCGACGAAGACAAACACCCAGGCGTTGCCGTCGTCTATAACCAGGGTCCGATCAACCTGGCTGGACCGGTCTGGTTGCTAGAGCGCGACCCGCACCCGCTGTTTCCGAAGTATCAAATCGACCCAGCGGCAGCGCGCGCGCTGTTCGTCGAACGCGGCTGGAAAACCGTCGTCGGCTTCCAAACCCGCAATCCTATCCACCGCGCCCACGAGTACATTCAGAAGTGCGCTCTTGAAACGGTTGATGGGCTGTTCTTGCACCCTTTGGTCGGCGCGACTAAAAGCGACGATATTCCTGCCGACGTGCGGATGCGCTGCTACGAAATCATGATGGAGCACTACTTCCCTCAGGATCGGGTGATCCTGGCGATCAACCCTTCGGCTATGCGGTATGCCGGTCCGCGCGAAGCGATCTTCCACGCCCTGATTCGCAAAAACTACGGATGTACTCACTTCATCGTCGGTCGCGACCACGCTGGTGTGGGCGACTACTACGGCACCTACGATGCCCAACAGATCTTCGACGAGTTCGAACCGAACGAGTTGGGCATCGTTCCAATGAAGTTCGAGCACGCATTTTACTGCAAACGCACCGGGCAGATGGCTACCGCCAAGACGAGCCCCAGCGGTCCGGAAGACCGCATTCACCTCTCGGGTACGAAGGTCCGGGCCATGTTGCGCAAAGGCGAGCTGCCGCCGCCGCAGTTCTCCCGTTCCGAAGTCGCCCAGGAGCTTGCTCGCGCTATGCAGGCCCAAGCTGAAGCTCAGGCATAG
- a CDS encoding caspase family protein produces MKRRAFLHGAGLSLLALGNGDRILQLPARWQRAAAVLAESSARKLAFLVGIDRYSHLQPLRGCATDVQRQRELLLSRFGFQPSDVLTLTNEQAEREAIETAFTEHLIEQARTGDVVVIHFSGYGSQVPLHTGQIADSVASLIPVDGNAGQSGETNHLLLETLALLARSLSTDKVTLVLDTSHNSSGQTLQGNLRLRALPDPARVAVAADELNYRNTLRRKFDSPMQALLEGNKLLPGLWLTAAGAGQLAAEAEWGGFSAGLFTYTFTQALWHAVPASSVQIDLARSAQTIERLTGRLQQPQLSGRATAGKPLYAYYLQPDAISADGAIAAIEKDGTAVVRLDGLPLPVVREYGSKSLLAVVAPDREGPIARLKVSAREGAIAKTQLLEESERDLLAVGQRVREALRVLPRDPGLTVALDPELGRIERVDATSALNSFPEVSAVVAAGESAADCLFGKVPAVEGGRRNSILDSGYSLFSIGGVPFPNSVGAQAEAVKSAVYRLAPKLKTLLAAKLWRLTANEGSSQLGLRATLEAIAPDKRLLLRRQTLRPLSPPFPDGSQTPLALANNRLPLLSVREQICYRVENYDERPLYLLLLGIDSGGNAIALLSPQPDSADAGGAATLNDITIAPGTTRLLPDPAATSFEWIVPGPVGLAEIYVIASTAPFEQTRGVLAATPHPRGEGERIVDLDDPLEVARALQQDLQSADAEASATGDSTTYALASNSWATLGFVYQVG; encoded by the coding sequence ATGAAGCGGCGGGCGTTTCTGCACGGAGCGGGACTTTCTCTGCTGGCCTTAGGCAACGGCGATCGCATTCTCCAGCTCCCGGCGCGCTGGCAGCGGGCAGCTGCCGTGCTTGCCGAATCGTCTGCTCGCAAGCTTGCTTTTCTCGTCGGCATCGATCGATACAGCCACCTCCAGCCCCTGCGCGGTTGCGCGACGGATGTGCAACGACAGCGTGAGTTGCTTCTGTCGCGTTTCGGGTTCCAACCGTCGGACGTTCTGACCCTGACAAACGAGCAAGCCGAGCGCGAGGCAATTGAAACTGCCTTTACCGAACACCTGATCGAGCAAGCACGCACTGGCGATGTGGTCGTCATTCACTTCAGCGGCTATGGCTCCCAGGTACCGCTTCACACAGGTCAGATTGCGGATTCGGTTGCGAGTCTGATTCCAGTCGATGGCAACGCCGGTCAATCAGGAGAAACCAATCACCTTTTGTTGGAAACGCTGGCACTTTTGGCGCGATCGCTGTCGACTGACAAGGTCACCCTCGTTCTCGACACCAGCCATAACAGCAGCGGTCAAACACTCCAAGGCAATTTGCGACTGCGTGCGTTACCCGACCCCGCGCGAGTCGCGGTAGCGGCGGACGAGCTGAACTATCGCAACACCCTGCGCCGCAAGTTCGACTCGCCGATGCAGGCCTTGCTCGAAGGCAACAAGCTGCTACCGGGGCTGTGGCTGACCGCAGCTGGTGCGGGACAACTGGCAGCTGAAGCTGAATGGGGAGGCTTTAGTGCCGGTTTGTTCACCTACACCTTTACGCAGGCCTTATGGCATGCGGTTCCTGCCAGCAGCGTACAGATCGATCTCGCGCGCAGCGCTCAAACCATCGAGCGGCTGACCGGGCGGCTTCAGCAGCCGCAGCTTAGCGGTCGGGCAACGGCTGGCAAACCCCTTTATGCTTATTACTTGCAGCCTGACGCGATTAGTGCGGATGGGGCGATCGCGGCGATCGAAAAAGACGGCACTGCCGTCGTCCGCCTCGACGGACTGCCGCTTCCGGTGGTGCGCGAGTACGGATCTAAGTCGCTGCTGGCAGTTGTTGCTCCCGACCGAGAGGGACCGATCGCCCGACTTAAGGTCAGCGCTCGCGAAGGTGCAATCGCTAAGACGCAATTGTTGGAGGAAAGCGAACGAGATCTCCTTGCTGTCGGACAGCGCGTGCGCGAAGCCCTGCGCGTCTTGCCCCGCGACCCCGGTTTGACTGTCGCGCTCGATCCCGAACTCGGCCGCATCGAACGCGTGGACGCTACGAGCGCGCTCAATAGTTTCCCGGAAGTGTCTGCGGTGGTCGCAGCTGGGGAATCCGCAGCAGATTGTTTGTTTGGGAAGGTGCCGGCGGTCGAAGGCGGCCGACGCAACAGCATTTTGGACAGCGGCTACAGTTTGTTTTCCATCGGCGGCGTGCCCTTTCCTAACTCAGTGGGAGCGCAGGCTGAAGCCGTTAAGTCAGCTGTTTATCGTCTCGCTCCCAAACTCAAAACACTGCTCGCTGCCAAGCTGTGGCGGCTGACTGCCAACGAAGGGTCGTCGCAGCTGGGCTTGCGCGCGACATTAGAAGCGATCGCGCCCGACAAGCGCCTACTCCTGCGGCGGCAAACACTGCGACCGCTTTCCCCTCCCTTTCCCGATGGTTCGCAGACCCCGTTAGCGCTCGCGAACAACCGCCTACCGCTCCTGTCAGTGCGGGAGCAAATTTGCTATCGGGTCGAAAACTACGACGAACGCCCGTTGTATTTGCTGTTGTTGGGGATCGACTCTGGCGGCAACGCGATCGCGCTACTGTCGCCGCAGCCCGACTCTGCCGATGCAGGCGGTGCGGCAACCTTGAACGACATCACCATTGCACCGGGAACAACGCGCCTGCTCCCCGATCCTGCCGCAACGTCCTTCGAATGGATTGTCCCCGGACCGGTCGGCCTGGCAGAAATTTATGTGATTGCAAGCACGGCTCCGTTCGAGCAAACCCGCGGCGTCTTGGCTGCCACACCTCATCCGCGCGGCGAAGGCGAGCGGATTGTCGACCTAGATGACCCACTTGAGGTCGCTCGCGCCCTCCAACAAGACCTCCAGTCCGCCGATGCGGAAGCCTCAGCAACGGGCGACTCCACTACCTACGCCCTTGCCAGCAATTCTTGGGCAACGCTCGGTTTCGTGTATCAGGTCGGATGA
- a CDS encoding CBS domain-containing protein — protein MNSSTAASTVADFMTADPVVVNPETPIGEAIALLAQKKVGGLPVVDADGSLVGELSDGDLMWQASGVETPPYVMLLDSVIYLQNPARHDREIHKALGSTVGDVMSDRLHCIAPDQPLFEAARQMHQKGVARLVVVDNKRVVGVISRSDIIRSMAEES, from the coding sequence ATGAATAGTTCGACTGCCGCCTCGACCGTTGCCGACTTCATGACCGCCGACCCCGTCGTCGTCAATCCCGAGACGCCGATTGGCGAGGCGATCGCGTTGCTGGCCCAGAAAAAGGTTGGCGGATTGCCCGTCGTTGATGCCGATGGCTCGCTCGTTGGGGAATTGTCCGATGGCGACTTGATGTGGCAAGCATCGGGGGTAGAAACTCCACCCTACGTGATGCTGCTCGACAGCGTGATTTATCTGCAAAACCCCGCTCGCCACGATCGCGAAATCCACAAAGCGCTTGGTAGCACCGTTGGCGATGTGATGAGCGATCGCCTGCACTGCATTGCTCCCGACCAACCGCTATTCGAAGCTGCCCGGCAAATGCATCAAAAGGGGGTTGCTCGCCTCGTCGTCGTCGATAATAAGCGCGTTGTCGGGGTTATCTCCCGCAGCGATATCATCCGCTCGATGGCTGAAGAGAGCTAG
- the trmH gene encoding tRNA (guanosine(18)-2'-O)-methyltransferase TrmH, which translates to MLPRRYHKLVRVLEQRQPDLTVLLESVHKPHNLAAILRTCDAVGVLEAFAVHHNPEEILPFFSGTALGSEKWVFLHALPDIDTAIGSLQQRGFRVYAAHLSERAIAYDSVDFTQPSAILLGAEKWGVSDRALELVDAQIAIPMVGMVQSLNVSVAAATILFEARRQRQAAGLYDRVRLEPETYRRLLFEWSYPKLAAQVRERGESYPPLGEDGEILV; encoded by the coding sequence GTGCTCCCCCGGCGATACCACAAGCTAGTACGCGTGCTAGAGCAGCGGCAACCCGACCTTACCGTCCTGCTCGAATCCGTCCACAAACCGCACAACCTCGCAGCAATTTTGCGGACCTGTGATGCCGTTGGCGTACTTGAAGCCTTCGCCGTCCATCACAATCCCGAGGAAATCTTGCCGTTTTTTAGCGGCACCGCCCTCGGTAGCGAAAAATGGGTATTCCTCCATGCATTGCCCGACATCGATACCGCAATCGGGTCGCTCCAGCAGCGGGGCTTCCGCGTCTACGCGGCCCATCTTTCCGAACGGGCGATCGCTTACGACAGCGTCGACTTTACCCAACCGAGCGCGATTCTCCTCGGCGCGGAAAAGTGGGGGGTGAGCGATCGTGCCTTGGAACTAGTCGACGCGCAGATTGCGATTCCCATGGTCGGCATGGTGCAGTCACTCAATGTGTCCGTAGCCGCCGCTACAATTTTGTTCGAGGCCCGACGCCAACGACAGGCTGCGGGACTCTACGATCGCGTCCGTCTCGAGCCGGAAACCTATCGACGCCTGCTTTTCGAATGGAGCTATCCCAAACTGGCAGCGCAGGTCCGCGAGCGCGGAGAATCCTATCCGCCGTTAGGTGAGGATGGCGAAATCCTGGTTTGA
- the msrB gene encoding peptide-methionine (R)-S-oxide reductase MsrB, whose product MVVKIRKNEDEWKEQLTPEQYRVTRKKGTERAFTGEYHNKKDSGVYKCVCCDLPLFSSETKYDSGTGWPSYWEPVVPENVRYESDRSLFMVRTEVLCAACDAHLGHVFEDGPPPTGQRFCMNSAALKFEHDATASDAAG is encoded by the coding sequence ATGGTAGTTAAAATTCGCAAGAACGAAGATGAGTGGAAGGAGCAACTGACGCCCGAGCAGTATCGTGTAACGCGTAAAAAGGGAACCGAGCGCGCCTTCACAGGTGAATACCACAACAAGAAGGACTCCGGCGTTTACAAGTGCGTTTGTTGCGATTTACCGCTCTTTTCGTCCGAAACCAAATACGATTCGGGCACTGGCTGGCCGAGCTATTGGGAGCCGGTTGTACCGGAGAATGTCCGCTACGAAAGCGATCGCAGTTTGTTCATGGTTCGTACAGAAGTCCTGTGTGCGGCCTGTGACGCCCACCTGGGACACGTTTTCGAGGACGGTCCGCCGCCCACGGGGCAACGCTTCTGCATGAACTCAGCCGCGCTGAAATTCGAGCATGACGCAACTGCTTCGGATGCTGCTGGATAA
- a CDS encoding tRNA nucleotidyltransferase/poly(A) polymerase family protein yields the protein MRRGPGKFGSGAIDVRGKDMTIVRLDPAAIAAIVRRLPIALEQLPEPTYLVGGAVRDALLRRDRHYLDLDFVVLSKSVETARAIAKQHRAGFVVLDAERQIARAVFAEGTADFALAEGGTISCDLLRRDFTINAIAFELRTGTICDPLDGKSDLAAGLMRMVSSKNLADDPLRVMRAYRQAAQLDFAIESQTLSALRELAPRLVDVAAERVQTELGYLLSSAAGALWLQQAARDGVLAAWLPEATRDHRLLKIAAVDRAAQWLCNSPWSAVLDAPATEKQPNAIALAKLACLLPSDSHAAAEQLATLKYSRAEIRAVTAAIAAQPLLQRLATRPPTPRDLYELFRHTGTAFPSASLLAIATGLDAEVLGPLLVRFLDPNDPAAHPVPLLSGKDLMRALDLAPSPLVGELLTEIQIARIAGCLATAGEALAFAADYRAADCSKVSEKYE from the coding sequence TTGCGTCGCGGACCTGGCAAGTTCGGTAGCGGCGCGATTGACGTAAGGGGAAAGGACATGACGATCGTGCGCCTCGATCCGGCAGCGATCGCGGCGATAGTGCGACGGCTGCCAATTGCATTAGAGCAATTGCCGGAGCCAACGTATCTGGTGGGTGGTGCCGTGCGAGACGCGCTGCTGCGGCGCGATCGCCACTACTTGGATTTAGACTTCGTCGTGCTGTCGAAATCGGTAGAAACGGCTCGAGCTATTGCCAAACAGCACCGAGCGGGCTTCGTCGTACTCGATGCAGAACGGCAGATCGCGCGAGCGGTGTTTGCCGAAGGCACGGCAGACTTTGCCCTCGCCGAGGGCGGCACGATTTCCTGCGATTTGCTGCGACGCGACTTCACGATCAACGCGATCGCCTTCGAGCTGAGGACGGGAACGATCTGCGACCCACTGGACGGTAAAAGCGACTTGGCGGCAGGTTTAATGCGGATGGTGTCATCAAAGAACCTTGCCGACGATCCGCTTAGGGTGATGCGCGCTTATCGTCAGGCCGCACAACTGGATTTCGCAATTGAGTCGCAAACGCTCTCGGCACTAAGAGAATTGGCACCGCGCTTGGTTGACGTGGCGGCCGAACGCGTGCAAACCGAGCTGGGCTATCTGTTGAGCTCGGCAGCTGGAGCACTATGGCTACAGCAGGCAGCCAGGGATGGCGTGTTGGCAGCTTGGCTGCCCGAGGCAACGCGCGACCACCGCCTGCTCAAGATCGCTGCCGTCGACCGCGCGGCACAGTGGCTCTGCAACTCGCCCTGGTCGGCAGTGCTAGATGCGCCAGCAACTGAGAAGCAACCGAACGCGATCGCGCTAGCAAAGCTCGCTTGCCTACTACCGTCGGATTCGCACGCCGCCGCCGAGCAACTGGCAACGCTGAAATATTCCCGTGCCGAGATTCGGGCCGTGACGGCTGCGATCGCCGCCCAACCGCTGTTGCAGCGACTCGCAACGCGTCCGCCAACGCCCCGCGACCTGTACGAGCTATTCCGTCACACCGGCACGGCGTTTCCCAGCGCGAGTTTGTTGGCAATTGCCACCGGCTTGGATGCAGAGGTGCTCGGACCCTTGCTCGTGCGCTTCCTCGACCCCAACGATCCGGCTGCCCATCCCGTCCCATTGCTGAGCGGTAAAGACCTGATGCGCGCGCTCGATCTGGCACCGTCGCCTCTGGTGGGGGAGCTGCTGACCGAGATCCAAATTGCCCGGATTGCTGGCTGTCTCGCGACGGCTGGAGAGGCACTCGCTTTTGCAGCAGACTACAGGGCGGCGGACTGCAGTAAAGTGTCAGAGAAGTATGAGTGA